Proteins encoded in a region of the Acidimicrobiales bacterium genome:
- a CDS encoding GDP-L-fucose synthase has translation MSGFWSDRKVLVTGGTGFLGKHVAAKLNQRGVGSLSTPSSSDYDLRVPGDVERMFDDLEPDLVVHLAARVGGIGANQERPAALYLDNLLMGTYVIEQARLSGTPKAVVIGTICSYPKHTPVPFSEDSLWQGYPEETNAPYGIAKLAQLVQAQSNRAQYGQNVVYLMPTNLYGPGDKFNAAVSHVIPALIKKCVEAREQGLDHIEVWGTGAASREFLYVDDAAEGIVLAAERYDGPLPVNLGTDEEVPIRDLVPLIAEATGFTGEVRWDTSKPDGQPRRRVDPSRAADLFDFKAQTPFTVGLKTTVEWYEAHRAEAEARAV, from the coding sequence ATGTCTGGGTTCTGGTCCGACCGCAAGGTGCTCGTCACCGGTGGCACGGGGTTCCTCGGGAAGCACGTCGCCGCCAAGCTGAACCAGCGTGGCGTCGGATCGCTGTCCACCCCGTCATCGTCCGACTACGACCTCCGCGTCCCGGGCGACGTGGAGCGCATGTTCGACGACCTGGAGCCCGATCTCGTCGTCCACCTCGCGGCCCGGGTCGGCGGCATCGGCGCCAACCAGGAGCGGCCGGCCGCGCTCTACCTCGACAACCTGCTGATGGGCACCTACGTCATCGAGCAGGCCCGGCTGTCGGGCACGCCCAAGGCGGTGGTGATCGGCACGATCTGCTCGTACCCGAAGCACACGCCGGTGCCGTTCAGCGAGGACTCGCTGTGGCAGGGCTACCCCGAGGAGACCAACGCCCCGTACGGCATCGCCAAGCTGGCGCAGCTCGTGCAGGCGCAGTCGAACCGGGCGCAGTACGGGCAGAACGTCGTGTACCTGATGCCGACGAACCTGTACGGCCCGGGCGACAAGTTCAACGCCGCCGTCAGCCACGTGATCCCCGCGCTGATCAAGAAGTGCGTCGAGGCCCGGGAGCAGGGGCTCGACCACATCGAGGTGTGGGGCACGGGCGCCGCCTCGCGTGAGTTCCTCTACGTCGACGACGCGGCCGAGGGCATCGTGCTGGCGGCCGAGCGCTACGACGGGCCTCTCCCGGTCAACCTGGGCACCGACGAGGAGGTCCCGATCCGCGACCTGGTGCCCCTGATCGCCGAGGCCACCGGGTTCACCGGCGAGGTGCGCTGGGACACGTCGAAGCCCGACGGCCAGCCCCGCCGCCGCGTCGACCCCTCCCGCGCCGCCGACCTGTTCGACTTCAAGGCCCAGACCCCGTTCACGGTCGGCCTGAAGACGACCGTCGAGTGGTACGAGGCCCACCGAGCCGAAGCCGAGGCCCGAGCGGTCTGA
- a CDS encoding glycosyltransferase family 1 protein, translating into MRVAVVLEQCWHRVPGGTARAALEQVRAVAATRRVDQIGVAARHLRQPPESWRPVIPVRQLPFPRKVLYESWNRLRWPGVESATGRVDLVHATGYAVPRRTCPLVVTIHDLAWRRDPGNFTANGVQFFEGALARTRDDADLVLCPSNATRDDCSAAGIEQGRLRVIPWGMAAEAATDDAVVRMRARYGLTGRYVLSVGTLEPRKNLPRLLQAMQRVPHDDVTLAVVGPTGWGDALGPEAAQLGDRVKLLGFVPPDELPALYRAAAVVAYPSLWEGYGLPVAEALAQGAPVVTSKGTATEELVAGGAGIAIDPYDPDAIAGAIASILDDFDFSEQLRAAALARAAEYTWEATASQTVAAYEFAAARGRVWT; encoded by the coding sequence GTGCGAGTTGCCGTCGTCCTGGAGCAGTGTTGGCACCGTGTGCCCGGGGGCACGGCGCGTGCCGCGCTCGAGCAGGTCCGGGCGGTGGCGGCGACGCGGCGGGTCGACCAGATCGGCGTGGCTGCGAGGCACCTGCGCCAGCCGCCCGAGTCGTGGCGACCGGTGATCCCCGTGCGGCAACTGCCCTTCCCCCGCAAGGTGCTGTACGAGTCGTGGAACCGGCTGCGCTGGCCCGGCGTCGAGTCGGCGACCGGCCGGGTCGACCTGGTCCACGCCACCGGCTACGCCGTGCCCCGCCGCACCTGCCCGCTGGTGGTGACCATCCACGACCTGGCCTGGCGCCGCGACCCCGGCAACTTCACCGCCAACGGCGTGCAGTTCTTCGAGGGGGCGCTGGCCCGCACCCGCGACGACGCCGACCTGGTGCTGTGCCCCTCCAACGCCACCCGCGACGACTGCTCGGCGGCCGGCATCGAGCAGGGCCGGCTGCGGGTGATCCCCTGGGGCATGGCGGCCGAGGCCGCCACCGACGACGCCGTCGTCCGCATGCGGGCCCGCTACGGGCTCACCGGCCGCTACGTGCTGTCGGTCGGCACGCTGGAGCCCCGCAAGAACCTCCCCCGCCTCCTGCAGGCCATGCAGCGGGTGCCGCACGACGACGTGACGCTGGCCGTCGTCGGCCCCACCGGCTGGGGCGACGCGCTCGGCCCCGAGGCCGCCCAGCTCGGCGACCGGGTGAAGCTGCTCGGCTTCGTGCCGCCGGACGAGCTGCCGGCCCTCTACCGGGCGGCCGCCGTGGTGGCGTACCCGTCGCTGTGGGAGGGCTACGGGCTGCCGGTCGCCGAGGCGTTGGCGCAGGGCGCGCCGGTGGTCACGTCGAAGGGCACGGCCACCGAGGAGCTCGTCGCCGGGGGAGCGGGGATCGCCATCGACCCCTACGACCCGGACGCCATCGCCGGCGCCATCGCGTCGATCCTCGACGACTTCGACTTCTCCGAGCAGCTCCGGGCGGCGGCGTTGGCCCGCGCCGCCGAGTACACCTGGGAGGCGACGGCCAGCCAGACGGTGGCCGCCTACGAGTTCGCCGCGGCCCGCGGAAGGGTGTGGACTTGA